One genomic region from Cryptococcus neoformans var. grubii H99 chromosome 10, complete sequence encodes:
- a CDS encoding STE/STE11/BCK1 protein kinase has protein sequence MSHHPQLSVSTGSAGAGPSTPTLPRRPQGARRRGVMPGLFIANPDNSDEENSPPKAGSQKSPSAVSPISVSSSSGRGGPSSVSIPQPASPSHSIKERGGLPYPSIPAPQSSPLPSISAFPSPQPLVPTPSPAPTAYGHTPEISSGPPQPPPQPQRHLQRAFTTPTPEHTPRLFPEPHPSSTGATSFHQQVPNSPSRALPPLPSPITRQSTMPSPVSQSPSTAHGQPFSAPPAYHPHNPTRVASPDDVISPAIGSEHGSIMSVGIGHRNRSGSVQGQQVRLQVTTDNEAFHLVDITGINTAEGIREKVFSKLRIRDEDYPTLSMYRTEIGEPADETPILPAALLNICRTLGDSRASLKFLVKQTDVPPSSAASVIPPVSQTDYHPFRAAADPRRAGIPPITTDLSNPVLYRVSSRHSKEGSVSSASGEMLNRGELSASDWSDLGHEAEDWSAPGLSRSTRKSVLQNAGVRLSTSTGGSRSPVTEHSASLGTSSPALPTPPIPPHSTSLQAGEPSIRSSPSSRPSSRHYEFNELSLPPQFDHFKPSNATSVFPRSGTPINDSYQNENAFSGPSHPAMSQEQGSQGLGLTLDDDIDPETRALIEQFQREEQEAQKKEEERRRQLEADEELAKREQQSERELWEMMQQMQKEQRQREQAQIAEDEARARQVEEEQRHEEEQRQALEAARTAWEAEQREQREQREQREQREQQESRFHTFEKDRRQRQQFFQNRARMGAPLDDSATWESTWMVSPSTEGSLSSRRPSEGRVPMVQTSAPRTNQTQSPALPPRQSSQPIYQPSQSQYLPDFAYSHRGPSGFPNTSYAETSHAQERLHDPRLQQATGRAPASGQRGRTSNTPRPESQRIRHPFSYAAHEPSNERLQAPALSTARSVDNLRMTSGPLGVTSRQSQIYGPPRTSITPAPGFAEHRNIQPAATSTSYRSPSSDRARDGRYPEPLHSSSRGATPMAPAIIDTGLVPFPSPHPSSATSSNSWRGYPQQFNPVPRSARGPTFDITRPNTVHYDRSPPPPTSPETTIPPRRPSTYYDEVHPPDNARTMFEDGAAVRRPSSPFPWADRAGSGSASTPYRTASPVPVEQPRISETNAFDDTDSQLPYAHNASPQSSWLSVSRAVANRSDSDTLSVAGTVSSEATVRPGKGVGEDNDTNSGDTAKAGQWDRHLKEMIAKMGPGSGEGTVRPRKEEEEDEATLFITPPVRAPETSPSRTSAIRPSPSKPNLIVNTVSLSQQAYHQVNPVLSASTPPDSATESEGTGEGDGEVEGSNIKRGKSFARPRDPNQWNFRPEPEQLYENLDRVFPQIDLDRPIVQGAESIPSTPGIESPSRVEIIGGLPLPAGAAPGRQGGPQAGSGPLGRAPQAPGPSSGPPGTFNRSKFNKAENRRSIRVVADHKRRTLQRQISQHEDLPPEYDIGAEEVNSAMDDQVVDPRSEEQRKKDNRRSSSMWDHKLVEVTRFARAQANREADIPESPASDGKPGTVNWVKGELIGKGSYGRVYIALNVTTGDMMAVKQVELPATEIERHDSRQQGMVKALRDEIELLKGLEHKNIVAYLGYETSPEYLSIFLEYVPGGTIASIYRAPNQARFEPQLVRFFTEQILEGLAYLHSKNIWHRDLKGDNILVDAQGICKISDFGISKQTADAYDSFGQATNMKGSVFWMAPEVIHSYSERSYSGKVDIWSLGCVVLEMWSGKRPWGDMEQFAAMFELFNKRSRPPLPPDINLSSVALDFLNEKCLATDPRSRPMARDLLQHEFIKDRDLTWTFKDSKIGKAVAKRGAKRPKA, from the exons ATGTCTCATCACCCGCAGCTCTCAGTTTCGACTGGGTCTGCCGGTGCTGGGCCATCCACTCCGACGCTCCCTCGTCGTCCTCAAGGTGCGCGTCGGCGCGGTGTTATGCCTGGACTATTCATCGCAAACCCAGACAActctgatgaggaaaacTCTCCGCCCAAAGCTGGGAGTCAAAAATCACCGTCAGCAGTATCACCTATCAGTGTCTCATCGAGCTCCGGGAGAGGTGGTCCCAGTTCAGTATCCATCCCTCAGCCAGCATCACCATCCCATAGTATCAAAGAACGAGGGGGCTTGCCTTATCCTTCAATTCCTGCACCTCAATCTTCCCCTTTACCCTCTATATCGGCGTTCCCAAGTCCACAGCCGTTGGTACCAACGCCATCGCCTGCGCCAACAGCATATGGTCACACTCCAGAGATATCGTCAGGACCACCACAACCGCCCCCTCAACCGCAGCGGCATCTTCAACGGGCGTTTACAACACCAACTCCGGAACATACACCTCGACTCTTCCCAGaacctcatccttcaagcACAGGTGCAACATCATTCCACCAACAAGTTCCCAACTCTCCATCGCGTGCTCTTCCCCCATTACCATCACCCATCACTCGGCAGTCTACAATGCCTTCCCCCGTTTCCCAATCCCCGTCAACCGCGCATGGGCAACCATTttctgctcctcctgcGTATCATCCCCATAATCCAACAAGAGTGGCAAGTCCCGACGATGTGATAAGCCCTGCCATTGGCAGCGAACATGGGAGCATCATGAGTGTGGGAATAGGGCACAGAAATCGGTCGGGTTCAGTGCAAGGACAACAGGTCAGACTGCAAGTGACGACTGATAACGAAGCGTTTCATCTGGTAGATATTACAGGGATAAATACTGCTGAAGGTATACGTGAGAAAGTATTCTCAAAA CTGCGTATTAGAGATGAAGATTACCCAACTCTGTCGATGTATCGTACCGAAATTGGAGAACCGGCAGATGAAACACCTATATTACCTGCTGCACTTCTCAACATTTGCCGCACCCTGGGAGACTCTCGAGCTAGCCTCAAATTCCTAGTCAAGCAAACCGATGTTCCACCGTCGTCCGCCGCATCTGTCATTCCACCCGTCTCTCAAACCGATTATCATCCTTTTCGCGCGGCGGCGGACCCCCGACGTGCAGGGATTCCCCCAATAACGACGGATTTGTCTAATCCAGTACTTTACCGTGTCTCAAGTCGTCATTCAAAAGAAGGTAGTGTAAGTAGTGCCAGCGGAGAAATGCTCAATCGGGGGGAGCTTAGTGCCAGTGACTGGAGTGATTTAGGACATGAAGCAGAGGACTGGTCAGCGCCCGGTTTGTCAAGGAGCACAAGGAAATCTGTGTTACAGAATGCGGGTGTGCGACTATCGACTTCAACGGGTGGATCGAGATCACCTGTTACAGAACACTCGGCTTCTTTGGGTACGAGCTCTCCAGCTTTGCCCACACCACCTATACCTCCTCATTCCACCTCATTACAGGCTGGCGAACCTTCCATTCGTTCTTCCCCGTCTAGTCGACCGTCTAGCAGACATTACGAATTTAACGAACTCTCTTTACCTCCGCAATTCGATCACTTCAAGCCTTCCAATGCTACCTCTGTCTTTCCTCGTTCTGGAACACCAATAAATGACTCATATCAAAACGAAAACGCATTTTCCGGTCCTAGCCATCCAGCAATGAGTCAAGAGCAAGGCAGCCAAGGACTCGGGCTtactttggatgatgacatTGACCCAGAGACTCGCGCATTGATAGAGCAATTCCAAAGGGAGGAACAGGAGGcgcaaaagaaggaggaagagagaagaaggcaactcgaagcagatgaagagttGGCAAAGAGAGAGCAGCAGAGCGAAAGAGAACTGTGGGAGATGATGCAGCAAATGCAAAAGGAGCAGAGGCAAAGAGAACAAGCGCAAATcgcggaagatgaagccaGAGCT AGGCAGgtagaggaggagcagagacacgaagaagagcaaaggCAAGCACTAGAAGCAGCCCGTACGGCATGGGAGGCGGAGCAACGGGAACAAAGGGAACAACGAGAGCAGCGAGAGCAGCGAGAGCAACAGGAAAGTCGATTTCATACATTTGAGAAAGATAGGCGTCAGAGGCAGCAGTTCTTTCAGAACAGAGCTAGGATGGGGGCTCCTTTGGATGACTCGGCCACATGGGAGTCTACTTGGATGGTCAGCCCTTCAACAGAAGGGTCGCTTTCTTCAAGAAGGCCCTCAGAGGGACGAGTGCCCATGGTGCAGACATCGGCGCCGAGAACCAATCAGACTCAGTCTCCAGCGCTACCGCCACGGCAAAGCAGTCAGCCTATTTATCAGCCATCGCAGTCACAGTATCTGCCGGATTTCGCCTACTCTCACCGCGGACCATCTGGGTTTCCCAATACTTCTTACGCTGAAACCTCACATGCTCAAGAGCGATTACATGACCCTCGATTGCAACAGGCGACGGGACGTGCACCGGCTTCGGGGCAGCGCGGACGGACATCCAATACCCCTCGCCCGGAATCTCAGCGAATTCGACATCCTTTCAGCTACGCTGCTCATGAACCAAGTAATGAGCGTCTTCAAGCTCCTGCACTGTCCACTGCTAGATCTGTAGATAATTTGAGGATGACCAGCGGGCCACTTGGTGTGACTTCACGTCAAAGTCAGATTTACGGGCCTCCCAGAACATCAATCACCCCTGCTCCAGGATTCGCAGAGCATCGCAATATTCAACCTGCAGCCACAAGCACGTCGTATCGCAGTCCATCATCGGACAGAGCCAGAGATGGGAGATATCCGGAACCCCTGCATTCCTCGTCTAGGGGGGCGACACCCATGGCACCAGCTATAATTGACACAGGTCTTGTCCCATTCCCGTCACCGCACCCGAGCAGCGCGACATCTTCGAATTCCTGGCGAGGCTACCCGCAGCAGTTTAATCCTGTACCAAGATCGGCTCGCGGTCCAACATTCGATATCACACGACCCAACACTGTCCATTACGACCgctctccgcctcctcccacCTCACCTGAAACCACAATTCCGCCTCGCCGACCTTCTACGTATTACGATGAAGTTCACCCTCCAGACAATGCCCGCACTATGTTCGAAGATGGTGCAGCTGTTCGTCGGCCATCTTCACCATTCCCTTGGGCCGATCGAGCTGGAAGCGGTAGCGCATCGACTCCATACCGTACTGCATCACCTGTCCCGGTCGAACAACCTAGGATCAGTGAGACAAATGCATTTGACGACACCGACTCACAGTTGCCCTATGCTCATAACGCAAGCCCACAGTCCTCGTGGTTATCAGTTTCCAGGGCTGTTGCTAATCGGAGCGACTCTGATACTTTGTCAGTAGCTGGCACAGTCAGCAGCGAGGCGACAGTTCGGCCAGGAAAGGGCGTGGGTGAAGACAACGACACAAACTCGGGAGACACGGCTAAGGCTGGGCAATGGGACAGACatttgaaggagatgattgcAAAAATGGGACCAGGAAGCGGAGAAGGGACCGTGAGaccaaggaaggaggaagaagaagatgaagcaaCACTGTTTATCACGCCGCCTGTCCGGGCACCAGAAACGTCTCCATCTCGCACAAGCGCGATACGCCCGTCACCTTCGAAACCTAATCTCATCGTCAACACTGTTTCTTTGAGCCAGCAGGCGTATCATCAAGTCAACCCTGTACTTTCGGCGAGCACGCCACCAGATAGCGCAACTGAGTCTGAAGGCACAGGtgaaggtgatggtgagGTTGAGGGGTCCAACATCAAGCGCGGCAAATCCTTTGCTCGCCCCAGAGACCCCAACCAATGGAACTTCCGTCCGGAGCCCGAGCAACTGTATGAAAATCTCGACAGGGTTTTCCCGCAGATTGATTTGGATAGACCCATTGTGCAAGGAGCTGAGTCGATACCGTCAACACCCGGGATTGAGTCGCCGAGTCGAGTGGAGATCATCGGTGGGCTACCATTGCCCGCAGGTGCAGCACCTGGTAGACAAGGTGGCCCCCAGGCCGGATCAGGACCTTTGGGTAGGGCGCCTCAAGCACCAGGGCCTTCTTCGGGACCTCCTGGAACGTTCAATAGATCAAAGTTCAATAAAGCGGAGAATCGCCGGTCGATTCGAGTTGTTGCCGATCACAAACGCCGCACCCTTCAGCGTCAGATATCCCAACACGAAGACCTTCCACCAGAATACGACATCGGTGCTGAAGAGGTCAACTCTGCCATGGATGATCAAGTTGTCGACCCCAGAAGTGAGgagcagagaaagaaggacaaCAGACGAAGCTCAAGCATGTGGGATCATAAGCTGGTGGAAGTTACCAGGTTCGCGCGTGCTCAGGCCAACCGCGAAGCCGATATCCCTGAATCACCTGCCTCTGATGGCAAGCCTGGCACTGTGAACTGGGTCAAAGGCGAGCTTATCGGGAAAGGATCTTATGGTAGGGTGTATATCGCGCTCAATGTTACAACGGGAGATATGATGGCGGTCAAACAGGTCGAATTGCCGGCGACAGAAATTGAAAGGCATGACTCAAGGCAGCAAGGGATGGTCAAAGCGTTGAGGGATGAAATCGAATTGCTGAAGGGTTTAGAGCATAAGAACATTGTGGCGTATTTGG GATACGAGACAAGCCCCGAGTATTTGTCCAT TTTCCTTGAATATGTCCCCGGTGGTACCATTGCCTCAATTTACCGCGCCCCTAACCAAGCCCGTTTCGAGCCGCAGCTCGTCAGATTCTTTACTGAACAGATTCTAGAAGGGTTAGCGTACTTGCATTCGAAGAATATTTGGCATCGA GATCTCAAAGGTGATAACATCTTGGTGGATGCGCAGGGCATATGTAAGATCTCAGACTTCGGTATTTCTAAGCAGACAG CCGATGCCTATGATTCCTTTGGCCAAGCTACCAATATGAAGGGGTCCGTCTTTTGGATGGCGCCTGAGGTTATTCATTCTTATTCCGAACGCTCATACTCCGGAAAGGTTGATATCTGGAGTTTGGGATGTGTTGTGCTTGAGATGTGGTCTGGAAAAAGGCCTTGGGGCGACATGGAGCAATTTGCTGCAATGTTTGAG CTCTTCAACAAACGATCTAGACCGCCTCTTCCGCCTGATATTAATCTTTCTTCTGTTGCTCTTGATTTCCTCAACGAAAAGTGTCTCGCTACAGACCCTCGCAGTCGGCCCATGGCGCgcgaccttcttcaacacGAGTTCATAAAAGATAGGGACTTGACTTGGACTTTTAAAGATAGCAAAATTGGGAAAGCTGTTGCAAAGAGGGGAGCGAAAAGACCCAAAGCATGA
- a CDS encoding mitochondrial protein, producing the protein MPIRTFIPGLSLRLRPQARLQSTRSAKSYTTAEAHIPHGHAHHDHHAQRVPYKKPSALRKWGVRFALAIAFPTTYILGAAFPPQLVLLIFPRFSPPPPHKDSARGKAHTNDVEQCMQGLQLVERMRKEIQGGAEWYETRPYDKYDPQKVHNSLTAGTLRGPGKLAIPPILFAKKDESEAIAIIHLGRALCGHDGIVHGGLLATVMDETLGRNALLNLPSRIGVTANLNINYRSPCMADQFVVVRTKLVELKGRKCVAEAKMETLSGEIVADAKALFIEPKWAQFLASSGVTEAMGRPIPQSENAPGLMDAGVEKIV; encoded by the exons ATGCCCATCAGAACTTTCATCCCAGGCCTCTCCCTTCGCCTTCGTCCACAGGCCAGGCTTCAGTCGACCCGTTCAGCGAAGAGCTATACCACAGCTGAAGCCCACATTCCCCACGGCCATGCTCACCATGACCATCATGCTCAGCGAGTCCCATATAAGAAGCCCTCAGCGCTGAGAAAATGGGGCGTCCGTTTTG CCCTGGCCATCGCCTTTCCAACCACATACATTCTTGGGGCTGCGTTTCCCCCTCAGCTAGTGCTGTTGATCTTCCCCCGCTTCTCGCCCCCGCCTCCGCACAAGGACAGTGCGAGGGGCAAAGCGCACACGAATGACGTGGAACAGTGCATGCAAGGGCTCCAGctggtggaaaggatgcGAAAGGAGATCCAGGGAGGCGCTGAATGGTACGAAACTA GACCTTACGACAAGTACGATCCTCAGAAAGTACACAACTCGCTCACTGCCGGCACCCTCCGTGGTCCCGGTAAACTCGCAATCCCTCCTATTCTTTTCGCCAAAAAGGATGAATCAGAAGCAATCG ccatcatccatcttggTAGAGCACTCTGCGGCCACGATGGTATCGTACACGGAGGTCTTCTCGCTACTGTGATGGATGAGACGCTCGGCCGCAACgccctcctcaaccttccttcccgtATCGGTGTCACCGCAAACTTGAACATCAACTATCGTTCCCCTTGTATGGCTGATCAATTTGTTGTCGTGAGGACCAAGCTGGTCGAAttgaagggaagaaaatgtGTCGCCGAAGCCAAGATGGAAACACTGAGCGGGGAGATTGTGGCTGACGCCAA GGCGCTCTTCATTGAACCCAAATGGGCCCAGTTCCTTGCTTCCTCTGGAGTCACTGAAGCGATGGGGCGACCAATCCCTCAGTCTGAAAATGCTCCTGGACTGATGGATGCCGGagttgagaagattgtGTAA
- a CDS encoding amt family ammonium transporter, whose protein sequence is MVNVTYTDSSSDMIYTADDGTQYLYNLGDMSFIIAAMALVWIMVPGVGLFYSGLLRRKNALSMIFLSMAGVAVGSFQWFFWGYSLAFSDTGSKYIGDLRYFGLKGVLAEPSAGSDRIPALLFCVYQCMFCLITGVLAIGGFAERSRIGPVMVFLFCWLTLVYCPLACWTWNPNGWSFVMGGLDFAGGTPVHISSGTASLAIALYLGKRRGYGTERLAYKPHNTAFVVIGTVFLWFGWFGFNGGSALSANLRAVQACIVTNLSASVGGLVWMCLDYRLERKWSAVGFCSGAISGLVGITPAAGFVGSPAALAIGAITAIACNFATKLKFLIGVDETLDVFASHGIGGMVGCFLTGLFAQGSVAGFDGITDIPGGWVSHYWIQAGYQMADLTAGFAYTFVMTTIICWLLHFIPGLRLRASEEAEIIGIDDAYLGEFAYDYVGTDPELRLHRIDSRPQLTSGDVIAEVAPSNGHESSTTEKVDPHATGNAAAGGGRVDV, encoded by the exons ATGGTCAATGTGACCTATACAGACTCGTCTTCGGATATGATTTACACCGCCGATGATGGTACTCAGTATCTCTACAATCTCGGTGATATGTCTTTCA TCATCGCTGCCATGGCCCTAGTGTGGATCATGGTTCCCGGTGTTGGTCTCTTTTATTCTGGCCTGTTAAGACGGAAGAATGCATTATCAATGATCTTCCTGTCTATGGCTGGCGTTGCCGTCGGGTCTTTCCAGTGGTTCTTCTGGG GCTATTCACTTGCATTTTCTGATACTGGTTCCAA ATACATTGGCGACTTGCGATATTTTGGTCTGAAGGGAGTTCTCGCCGAGCCTTCTGCCGGCTCTGACCGAATCcctgctcttctcttctgtgTCTACCAATGTATGTTCTGC CTCATCACTGGTGTCCTTGCCATTGGTGGTTTCGCTGAACGATCTCGTATTGGTCCCGTTAtggtcttcctcttctgctggCTCACCCTTGTCTATTGCCCACTCGCTTGCTGGACATGGAACCCCAACGGCTGGTCTTTTGTCATGGGCGGTCTCGACTTTGCTGGTGGTACCCCCGTTCACATCTCTTCTGGTACTGCCTCTCTTGCTATCGCCTTGTACCTCGGCAAGCGTAGAGGCTACGGCACTGAACGGCTCGCCTACAAGCCCCACAACACTGCTTTCGTTGTCATCGGCACCGTATTCCTCTGGTTCGGTTGGTTCGGCTTCAATGGTGGTTCCGCTCTTTCCGCCAACTTGAGGGCTGTTCAGGCTTGTATCGTCACCAACCTTTCTGCCTCTGTTGGTGGTCTGGTCTGGATGTGCTTGGACTACAGGCTTGAGCGCAAGTGGTCCGCTGTTGGCTTCTGTTCTGGCGCTATCTCTGGTTTGGTCGGTATCACCCCTGCTGCTGGCTTCGTCGGTTCCCCAGCTGCTCTTGCCATCGGTGCGATTACTGCCATCGCCTGTAACTTTGCTACCAAGCTCAAATTCCTCATTGGGGTTGATGAGACTCTCGATGTCTTCGCTTCCCATGGTATTGGCGGCATGGTAGGTTGCTTCCTTACCGGTCTCTTCGCTCAAGGCTCTGTGGCCGGCTTTGACGGGATCACCGACATCCCCGGAGGCTGGGTCAGCCACTACTGGATACAGGCTGGTTACCAGATGGCCGATTTGACCGCTGGTTTCGCTTACACCTTTGTCATGACCACTATCATCTGTTGGTTGCTTCACTTCATCCCCGGATTGAGGTTAAGGGCTAGCGAAGAGGCCGAAATCATCGGTATTGACGATGCTTACCTCGGCGAATTTGCCTACGACTATG TTGGCACAGATCCCGAGCTTCGTCTTCACCGAATTGACTCCAGGCCCCAACTTACCTCAGGGGATGTCATTGCTGAAGTTGCTCCCAGCAATGGCCATGAATCTAGCACCACCGAAAAGGTTGACCCTCACGCGACGGGTAACGCCGCTGCGGGTGGTGGACGTGTGGATGTTTAA
- a CDS encoding gluconolactonase: MATNKNPDPHAKITSREMSVNTAGLQEWGMGGKTLPAPLGSPVKFILGAKVLSWKSKLVYAGFTMGALATLAYTASHILPSSSIAQASHLTTFKRRATPSEPPKNAQVINPKDFTVLPTVLPSYEFNGSSLFVPPGTTEQSLKAKPFHVYDDSFYDVIGSNPTLTLIADSGSDPLFHEAVVWYKATDEVFFVQNAGAKSAGTGLNKSAVVEKISLLEAAAVQKGEKHEAQVTVVNSTVQVVNPNGGTAYRGKIVFAGEGQGANVPPALYMLDPNEPYPTTVILNNYFGRQFNSLNDISVNPRNKELYFTDVTYGYLQDFRPPPGLPNQVYRFNMDTGVITVVADGLNMPNGLTFSPDGRHAYVTDTGIFSGFWGTNYTYPATIYRWDVQDDGTWENQKVFAYIHVGAADGIHTDSNGNVYAGVGDGVHVFNPHGLLIGKIYLGETSANFNFAGNGRMIICAETHLYYATLGASGWDPEA; this comes from the exons ATGGCTACGAATAAGAATCCCGATCCTCACGCTAAGATCACTTCAAGAGAGATGTCCGTCAATACAGCCGGCTTGCAAGAATGGGGGATGGGGGGCAAAACCTTACCTGCACCCTTGGGTAGCCCTGTGAAGTTTATTCTCGGTGCCAAGGTACTTTCCTGGAAGTCGAAGCTCGTATATGCGGGCTTCACCATGGGAGCCCTGGCTACTCTGGCGTATACCGCTTCACACATcttaccttcttcttctatcgCGCAGGCTTCTCATCTCACCACTTTCAAACGTCGCGCTACCCCCAGTGAGCCCCCTAAGAACGCTCAAGTGATCAATCCCAAGGACTTCACTGTTCTCCCTACCGTATTGCCCAGTTATGAATTCAACGGAAGCTCT CTGTTTGTTCCTCCAGGAACCACCGAACAATCTCTCAAAGCCAAGCCCTTCCACGTTTACGACGACTCTTTTTACGATGTCATTGGGTCAAACCCTACTCTCACTCTAATTGCCGATAGCGGTAGTGACCCTCTCTTCCACGAAGCTGTTGTTTG GTATAAGGCAACAGACGAGGTTTTCTTCGTACAGAATGCAGGTGCTAAAAGCGCTGGGACTGGTCTAAACAAGTCGGCCGTGGTGGAAAAGATTTCTCTTCTCgaggcagcagcagtgCAAAAGGGTGAAAAGCACGAGGCCCAAGTAACTGTTGTCAACAGCACCGTTCAGGTCGTCAACCCTAACG GCGGCACTGCCTACAGGGGGAAAATTGTCTTCGCTGGAGAGGGACAGGGTGCAAACGTACCTCCTGCACTTTACATGCTTGATCCTAATGAACCTTACCCTACCACTG TGATCCTTAATAATTACTTTGGCCGTCAATTCAACTCTCTCAACGACATCTCTGTCAATCCTCGCAACAAAGAGCTCTACTTTACCGATGTCACCTACGGATATCTGCAAGATTTTAGGCCTCCCCCTGGGCTCCCCAACCAGGTCTACAGGTTCAACATGGATACTGGCGTCATTACGGTGGTTGCAGACGGACTCAACATGCCTAACG GTCTCACTTTTTCCCCCGACGGACGACATGCATATGTCACTGACACCGGCATCTTCTCT GGATTCTGGGGTACGAACTACACCTATCCAGCCACCAT TTACCGTTGGGACGTACAAGACGATGGTACCTGGGAGAACCAGAAGGTCTTCGCCTATATCCACGTTGGTGCCGCTGACG GTATTCATACCGACTCCAATGGGAATGTTTACGCGGGCGTAGGCGATGGTGTTCATGTCTTCAACCCACATGGTCTTCTTATCGGAAAGATCTACCTCGGCGAAACCTCCGCCAACTTCAACTTTGCTGGTAACGGGCGTATGATCATCTGCGCGGAGACGCATCTGTATTATGCCACGCTTGGCGCATCAGGATGGGATCCTGAGGCGTAG